The nucleotide window GTTGCTGCTGAAAATCGTGCCTATCGGGCTGGAAATGGCATGGCCGCCGCTGAAGGGCGCTTTGCCCTCGTCGGTATGACAGGCGCCGCAGTCCCCGGCAATCGCCAGATATTCGCCACGTTTAATCAGGTCAGTTTGATCTGCCGCCTGCGCCTGGCCCAGCGTCAGCAGCAGAATACTGGCTGACAGGAGTGCTTTCAGATAATCAGCCACGTTGCGTCTCCTGCAAAATCCGGTCTGCGGTACGCAGCGCCAGCGCCATCGCTGTCAGCGTGACGTTGCAGGTACCCACGGTAGGCATCACGCCGGTGCCGACCATAAACAGATTTTCATGATCGTGCGCGCGGCCCCAGGCATCGGTAACCGAGGTGGCGGGGTCGAGTCCCATCGAGAGCGTTCCGGTAATATGCTGACGGTTGGAGAATTTACCGCTTTTACTGTGTGTGATATTGGTCGCCCCCAGTTTTGCGGCGATGGCGTCATAGCATTCGCGGGTTTTCAGCGTGCCTTTCTTCACATAGTCATCCACGTCCCAGAACAGGGCAGGCGTGGGCAGACCCAGCGCATCCTTGTTAGTGCTGAGAGTGACGCGGTTGTTGGGATCAGGTAATTGCTCCAGCGCGTTTTTGATACTCAGGCGGCGCGAGGCACGAAAGCGGATCTGCTCCTGCAGTTTTTTACCGAACCAGCCTTCAGCCAGCAGCTCTTTGGTCACGGAAGCGACCTGCGAGGCGTTGGAGATATCGAGACGGAACGGAGAGTGCTCACGGCGGAACTCGCCGTCGCGGAACTGCCCGATAGAGCAGGGGCTGACCGGACCGCGTCCGGGCCAGATCTCTTCATCGACGTCGAACGTCACGCCGATAGCGGGGTGATCGCAAAGATTGCGGCCAACGTTGTCACGCGCATTGGCGAGGCCCTGCGGGAACTTATCGCTGGTTGACATCAGCAACAGCTTGGGCGTTTCTATCGCATTGGCTGCCAGCACAAAGGTTTCCGCGGTGACGCGGTGGGAAGTCTTGTTCCAGTCATAGTAACTGGCCGCGACAATCCTGCCCTGTTCGTCATGCTCAAGCT belongs to Erwinia pyri and includes:
- a CDS encoding GMC family oxidoreductase — encoded protein: MNNKNSADVVVIGAGVNGSLLATRLAKAGKSVLLLESGPKVGRDELVERYRNSAFKSDFMSPYPFSPMAPHPRYTPEPNDYLQQTGPHPFNAQYIRMFGGTSWHWAAQLWRFVPNDFRQQTQYGVGKDWPIGYEDLEEYYYQAEVIAGVGGSPDNGSPRSKPYPMERVPASWLQQRVTARLQPEFTVLDDSTGRNSRSYDGRPACCGNNNCMPVCPIDAQYHGGIAAQQAEMSGVKVIAEAVVYQLEHDEQGRIVAASYYDWNKTSHRVTAETFVLAANAIETPKLLLMSTSDKFPQGLANARDNVGRNLCDHPAIGVTFDVDEEIWPGRGPVSPCSIGQFRDGEFRREHSPFRLDISNASQVASVTKELLAEGWFGKKLQEQIRFRASRRLSIKNALEQLPDPNNRVTLSTNKDALGLPTPALFWDVDDYVKKGTLKTRECYDAIAAKLGATNITHSKSGKFSNRQHITGTLSMGLDPATSVTDAWGRAHDHENLFMVGTGVMPTVGTCNVTLTAMALALRTADRILQETQRG